One segment of Scyliorhinus torazame isolate Kashiwa2021f chromosome 14, sScyTor2.1, whole genome shotgun sequence DNA contains the following:
- the LOC140389054 gene encoding probable G-protein coupled receptor 148: MILLDAECALYLHTNSSSAELPNSTYATNMIAEAYLQWIHALIESRTRLIIIPGAICFLASLIASPLILLAIFTSSSLCEESRYLLLSNTLISDFIYLVINFCIQLCNVTQLSSPKLVCELLLFTLTTTSCCGLMTITTMVMDTYLAINWPLHYITLFPPSRAVRLVILIWIVVAFPQFIITAVMLITQQSPFCRLTFCEVDYIFLTVPHGAILTQLFYGLLIALLLSCVCLLLTCYFMLYWKTRNSGIWSGFSSRARLTFLMHSVVFAFYCCSMLLMVVERILYNCGTVKFEMAIFITRTMSNIIMMAPKALAPYLYGMRYRELAKVIKSFFLLKDVNQVEPIH; encoded by the coding sequence ATGATTCTACTCGATGCCGAGTGTGCACTTTATCTCCACACCAACAGCTCATCAGCAGAGCTCCCAAACTCCACATACGCCACCAACATGATTGCTGAAGCGTACTTGCAATGGATTCATGCTTTGATAGAGAGCCGAACCAGGCTTATCATCATCCCTGGAGCAATCTGCTTCCTTGCATCTTTGATAGCCAGTCCGCTGATTCTGCTCGCCATTTTTACCAGCAGCAGCCTCTGTGAAGAATCCAGATACCTTCTGCTGAGCAACACCTTGATCAGCGACTTCATTTACTTGGTGATAAATttctgcatccagctttgtaacgtTACCCAGCTCAGCTCCCCCAAACTGGTGTGTGAATTGTTGCTTTTTACTCTAACGACCACGAGCTGCTGTGGGTTAATGACGATCACAACCATGGTGATGGATACCTACTTGGCTATTAACTGGCCTCTGCATTATATCACACTGTTTCCTCCCTCCAGGGCTGTCAGGCTGGTCATCTTGATATGGATTGTGGTTGCTTTTCCGCAGTTCATCATTACTGCAGTAATGCTAATAACCCAACAGTCTCCATTTTGCAGGCTAACATTCTGCGAGGTAGACTACATCTTCCTGACAGTCCCCCACGGTGCAATCCTCACCCAACTCTTTTATGGCTTGCTCATTGCCCTGCTGTTGTCATGTGTGTGCTTGCTGCTGACCTGTTATTTCATGCTGTACTGGAAGACGAGGAATTCTGGGATCTGGAGCGGCTTTTCCTCCAGGGCAAGGCTCACCTTCCTGATGCACTCTGTTGTCTTTGCCTTTTATTGCTGTTCAATGCTACTGATGGTGGTGGAAAGGATTCTATACAATTGCGGCACGGTGAAGTTCGAGATGGCCATTTTCATAACTCGGACCATGTCTAATATAATCATGATGGCACCAAAGGCATTGGCCCCTTACCTTTACGGAATGAGGTACAGAGAATTAGCAAAGGTTATCAAATCTTTCTTCTTGTTAAAAGATGTCAATCAGGTGGAACCCATACATTAA